A single genomic interval of Alistipes provencensis harbors:
- a CDS encoding lipopolysaccharide biosynthesis protein has protein sequence MASLGKTFVAGVIWGTIEKFASLFIGFFITVLLARKLTPADYGLVNMIHIFTVFGMVLIDGGFGQALIQKRDVSNKDYSTIFFLNILLSLAVFVVLYYLAPFIAEFYRQPSLISISRTLFLLFPINAFSIIQHTLLTKQLKVKQLTLVSVVSSLISGFVGLYYAYSGYGVWALVYQTLTLYIVRTLTLWIINDWRPVIKFSFYSIRTIWNFSINLLGTFALASIFQNIYTVIIGRFFNVVDVGYYNQAFRFENIATGTVMSAVQRVSFPAFAELQNDMDRLRSAYKKVINVTMYLHLPIMLGIAAIGHDLFEVLLTEKWLPSVPYFHLLCITSSLYPMHMINVNVIKALGKGRLYFRLNLLKYLLMTIFIILTIKQSIIAVLLGYVIATISSCLFITYYCGKEIKYSIYSQFKELIPIFTTTGVMVCLVLSCRFMNIQPTIRLFVEILIGIASYAGLSYIFKLDAFTHLVNLVKKQL, from the coding sequence ATGGCCAGTTTAGGAAAAACTTTTGTTGCAGGTGTAATTTGGGGGACGATTGAAAAATTCGCCTCATTATTTATAGGATTCTTCATCACTGTTCTACTTGCCAGAAAATTGACCCCGGCAGATTATGGATTAGTCAATATGATCCATATATTTACCGTTTTCGGAATGGTGTTAATCGATGGTGGGTTTGGACAGGCTCTCATTCAAAAACGAGATGTATCAAACAAAGATTATAGTACAATTTTTTTCTTAAACATTCTTTTAAGTTTAGCCGTTTTTGTTGTATTGTATTATTTAGCACCATTTATCGCAGAATTCTATCGACAACCCTCATTAATAAGTATATCTCGCACTCTTTTTCTCTTATTCCCAATTAATGCATTCAGTATAATACAACATACCCTTTTAACGAAACAACTTAAAGTGAAGCAACTCACATTGGTATCTGTGGTTTCTTCTTTAATATCAGGGTTTGTTGGTTTGTATTATGCTTATAGCGGTTACGGAGTTTGGGCTCTTGTATATCAAACATTAACCTTATATATAGTAAGGACTCTTACTTTATGGATAATTAATGACTGGAGGCCAGTCATTAAATTCAGTTTTTACTCAATTCGAACAATTTGGAATTTCAGCATTAATCTTCTAGGCACTTTCGCTCTGGCATCGATATTTCAAAATATCTATACGGTTATAATCGGTCGTTTCTTTAATGTTGTAGATGTGGGTTATTATAATCAGGCTTTTAGATTTGAAAATATTGCGACTGGTACTGTAATGTCTGCTGTACAAAGAGTGAGTTTTCCTGCTTTTGCTGAGTTGCAAAATGACATGGATCGACTGCGGAGTGCATATAAAAAGGTCATCAATGTGACAATGTACCTACATCTGCCGATAATGCTTGGTATTGCAGCTATAGGTCACGACTTATTTGAGGTCCTTTTAACTGAGAAATGGCTTCCGTCAGTCCCATATTTTCACCTCTTATGTATCACTAGTTCCCTGTATCCTATGCATATGATTAATGTTAATGTGATTAAGGCGCTAGGGAAAGGACGGCTCTATTTTAGGCTAAATCTCCTTAAATACTTATTGATGACCATATTCATTATTCTTACAATAAAACAGTCAATAATTGCCGTTCTTTTAGGATATGTCATTGCAACAATTAGCAGTTGTTTATTTATTACCTATTACTGTGGAAAAGAGATAAAATATTCGATATATTCTCAATTCAAGGAACTTATACCAATATTTACTACAACAGGAGTGATGGTTTGTTTGGTATTAAGTTGTAGGTTCATGAATATACAACCTACAATACGTCTGTTTGTTGAGATTTTAATAGGAATTGCTAGTTATGCCGGCCTATCTTACATATTTAAATTAGACGCATTTACCCATTTAGTTAATCTTGTAAAAAAACAATTATGA
- a CDS encoding nucleotide sugar dehydrogenase produces the protein MKEVKICVIGLGYVGLPLARLFSTKYKTVGFDMNQKRVDALMAGHDATLEVSDELLQSAINNGFVCTSNIDDIRDCNFYVVAVPTPVDENNNPDLTPLYGASTTVGKVISKGDVVVYESTVYPGVTEDECIPVVEKVSGLKFNEDFFAGYSPERINPGDKEHTVEKIKKVTSGSTPEIGQFVNDVYASVITAGTHLAPTIKVAEAAKVIENSQRDINIAFVNELSKIFTCMGINTQDVLEAASTKWNFLPFKPGLVGGHCIGVDPYYLAQCAQRHGYNPEIILAGRRMNDGMGAYVANQVIKLMLKKGIQVLNSEILIMGFTFKENCPDVRNTKVIDIYKALKEYNVNITVYDPWANPIVAKLEYNIDIVSELPMNKFDATIMAVAHNEFQDLNIDQIRKDRNVIYDVKWLLKEADGRL, from the coding sequence ATGAAAGAAGTAAAGATTTGCGTAATCGGGCTCGGTTATGTGGGCTTGCCATTGGCTCGCCTTTTCTCCACGAAGTATAAAACCGTTGGTTTCGATATGAATCAGAAGCGCGTTGATGCGCTGATGGCAGGTCATGACGCAACGCTGGAGGTTTCAGATGAATTGTTGCAATCCGCTATTAACAACGGTTTTGTTTGTACCTCAAATATTGATGATATCAGAGATTGCAATTTTTATGTGGTTGCAGTTCCCACTCCTGTCGATGAGAACAACAATCCGGACCTGACACCCCTCTACGGGGCAAGTACGACGGTCGGGAAGGTGATTTCGAAAGGCGATGTCGTGGTTTACGAATCGACCGTCTATCCGGGTGTTACGGAGGATGAGTGCATTCCGGTGGTTGAAAAGGTCTCCGGGCTGAAATTCAATGAAGACTTTTTTGCCGGTTATTCTCCGGAGCGCATCAATCCGGGCGACAAGGAACATACAGTTGAAAAAATCAAAAAGGTGACGTCAGGTTCTACACCCGAAATCGGGCAATTTGTGAATGATGTATATGCTTCGGTGATCACTGCCGGCACACACCTGGCTCCGACAATCAAAGTTGCAGAAGCTGCAAAAGTGATAGAGAACTCACAGCGTGATATTAACATCGCTTTCGTGAATGAACTTTCAAAAATTTTCACTTGCATGGGTATTAATACCCAAGATGTATTAGAGGCAGCCTCTACAAAATGGAATTTTCTGCCATTCAAGCCGGGATTGGTAGGTGGTCATTGCATCGGAGTAGATCCCTATTATCTGGCACAGTGCGCACAGCGCCACGGTTATAACCCAGAGATCATTCTGGCCGGTCGCCGCATGAATGACGGAATGGGGGCTTACGTCGCGAACCAAGTCATTAAGCTAATGTTAAAGAAGGGGATTCAGGTTTTAAACTCTGAAATTCTGATTATGGGATTCACGTTCAAAGAAAACTGCCCTGATGTACGCAATACTAAAGTAATAGATATTTACAAAGCGCTCAAAGAATATAATGTGAACATTACGGTCTATGATCCTTGGGCCAATCCAATAGTCGCTAAGCTTGAATACAATATTGATATTGTTAGCGAACTTCCCATGAATAAATTCGATGCAACAATTATGGCTGTGGCACATAACGAATTTCAAGATTTGAATATTGACCAAATTAGAAAAGATCGCAATGTAATTTATGATGTGAAGTGGTTGCTTAAAGAGGCTGATGGCAGATTGTAA
- a CDS encoding SDR family oxidoreductase, which produces MNKVLVTGGAGFIGSNLCEALLQRGDHVVCLDNFATGHMENLIPLIESYPDRFKLIVGDIRKIEDCRKAVEGVEYVLHEAALGSVPRSIKDPVTTNEVNISGFLNMIVAARDAGVRRFVFAASSSTYGDSKSLPKVEDVIGKPLSPYAITKYVDELYADVFARTYEGFEYIGLRYFNVFGRRQDPNGAYAAVIPLFVKKFLNHEAPNINGDGEYSRDFTYIDNVIQMNLRAIDTTNPAAVNQIYNTAFGERTTLNQLVDYLKEFLSEYDPAIGRIEPTHGPNRSGDIPHSLASIDKARRLLEYNPQFSMRDGLKEAVEWYRENL; this is translated from the coding sequence ATGAATAAAGTATTAGTTACCGGCGGAGCCGGTTTCATCGGCTCCAACCTGTGCGAAGCCTTGCTGCAAAGAGGCGACCATGTGGTTTGCCTGGACAATTTCGCCACAGGGCACATGGAAAATCTCATTCCGCTGATCGAAAGCTACCCTGACCGTTTCAAATTGATCGTCGGCGACATCCGCAAGATTGAAGATTGTCGTAAAGCCGTGGAAGGGGTCGAATATGTATTACATGAAGCGGCTTTGGGTTCTGTGCCGCGTTCCATCAAAGACCCTGTCACCACGAATGAAGTCAACATCAGCGGCTTTTTGAACATGATCGTGGCCGCACGCGACGCCGGAGTGCGCCGGTTCGTATTTGCAGCCTCGTCGTCGACCTACGGCGATTCGAAGAGTCTTCCCAAAGTGGAGGATGTGATCGGCAAACCGCTTTCTCCGTATGCGATAACCAAATATGTGGATGAACTTTATGCTGATGTGTTCGCCCGCACCTACGAAGGGTTCGAATACATAGGCCTGCGCTATTTCAACGTGTTCGGTCGTCGGCAGGATCCCAATGGCGCCTATGCTGCGGTCATTCCGCTTTTCGTCAAGAAGTTCCTCAACCACGAAGCACCCAACATCAACGGCGACGGCGAATATTCCCGCGACTTTACCTACATCGACAACGTCATTCAGATGAACCTCCGCGCCATTGACACGACCAACCCCGCAGCGGTAAACCAGATCTACAACACGGCGTTTGGGGAGCGCACAACACTCAATCAACTGGTCGATTACCTGAAGGAATTTCTCTCGGAATACGATCCGGCGATCGGACGGATCGAACCCACACACGGGCCTAACCGCTCGGGAGACATCCCGCACTCGCTGGCGTCGATCGACAAAGCGCGCCGCCTATTGGAATACAATCCACAATTCTCCATGCGCGACGGCCTGAAAGAGGCGGTCGAATGGTATCGTGAAAATCTGTAA
- a CDS encoding polysaccharide biosynthesis protein yields MIYHFLSRIGVEKYLSSRYFSSWLILGIDALLSVFATFIAYLLVRGLFPNPVFTVEYGACLLAGSCLLSVISFVLFRTFRSIIRHSTLREVWKLGAAVLLKDALMFGYVLMLPQSPAPSMAAVAMGFLLDVLVTLFLLLGLRLCMIVIYDLLKLKSVRRNSCQRVLVYGTGDKSVSLVPRLQNSPHYRVAGFLTYGKRLRNHTVADCPVYYFEDAGSVEYLRDRFDIDAVLFATNDDAQEEQERLINYCAEKGVKVLISPPIDEVIDGKIMKQSIREIKIEDLLGRPEIKISMEEIIANFRGKTILVTGAAGSIGSELCRQLATFGIRELILYDNGETPMHNLRLELEERYPELKFIPVIGDVRIPARLDFAFRTYRPQVVFHAAAYKHVPLMEENPCEAVLVNVAGSRNVADKCIEYDVEKMVMISTDKAVNPTNVMGCTKRLAEIYVQSLGLSIEQGTMKGKTKFVTTRFGNVLGSNGSVIPRFREQIAKGGPVTVTHPDITRFFMTIPEACRLVMEAATMSTGNQIFVFDMGESVKIAHLARRMIELAGFEPDKDIKIEYTGLRPGEKLYEEVLSNKENTEPTLHDRIRIAKVREYDYREACEVAEELESLSRSVCIPDMIRLMKRTVPEFKSKNSKYEIYDREEVRIEAQ; encoded by the coding sequence ATGATTTATCACTTCCTATCGCGTATCGGAGTTGAGAAATACCTTTCTTCCCGATACTTCTCCTCGTGGTTAATCCTGGGTATCGATGCCCTCCTTTCGGTTTTCGCCACCTTCATTGCGTACCTGTTGGTGCGTGGTCTTTTCCCCAATCCTGTTTTTACGGTCGAATACGGAGCCTGTCTTCTGGCTGGCTCATGCTTACTCAGCGTTATTTCGTTCGTCCTTTTCCGTACATTCCGGAGCATCATCCGCCACTCGACCTTACGCGAGGTGTGGAAACTCGGCGCCGCGGTTCTGCTGAAAGACGCGCTGATGTTCGGATATGTCCTCATGCTGCCTCAGAGTCCGGCTCCATCGATGGCCGCTGTTGCCATGGGCTTCTTATTGGATGTCTTGGTGACTCTGTTCCTTTTGCTGGGCCTGCGCCTCTGCATGATCGTCATCTACGATCTGCTCAAATTGAAATCCGTCCGACGTAACAGTTGTCAGCGGGTGCTGGTCTACGGCACGGGCGACAAGTCGGTGTCGCTGGTTCCGCGGTTGCAGAACTCGCCTCACTACCGGGTAGCGGGTTTCCTGACATACGGCAAGCGTCTGCGCAATCATACGGTCGCAGACTGTCCGGTCTACTATTTCGAGGATGCCGGAAGCGTGGAGTACCTGCGCGACCGCTTCGATATCGATGCCGTACTGTTCGCCACGAACGACGATGCACAGGAGGAGCAGGAACGCCTGATCAATTACTGCGCAGAAAAAGGCGTCAAGGTGCTGATATCGCCGCCGATCGACGAGGTTATCGACGGTAAGATCATGAAGCAGTCGATCCGCGAGATCAAGATCGAAGACCTGCTGGGCCGCCCCGAAATCAAGATCTCGATGGAGGAGATCATCGCCAATTTCCGAGGCAAGACCATTCTTGTAACCGGCGCCGCCGGGTCTATCGGCTCGGAACTATGCCGACAGTTGGCAACGTTCGGTATCCGGGAACTTATTCTGTATGATAATGGTGAGACCCCGATGCACAACCTGCGTCTGGAGCTGGAAGAACGCTATCCGGAGTTGAAATTCATTCCGGTTATCGGTGACGTGCGAATCCCGGCGCGTCTGGACTTTGCATTCCGGACTTACCGTCCTCAAGTGGTATTCCATGCCGCGGCTTACAAGCACGTCCCGTTGATGGAGGAAAATCCCTGCGAAGCGGTGCTGGTGAATGTTGCCGGATCGCGCAACGTGGCGGACAAGTGTATCGAGTATGATGTGGAGAAGATGGTGATGATCTCGACGGACAAGGCCGTGAACCCGACGAATGTGATGGGTTGCACGAAACGCCTTGCGGAAATCTATGTGCAGTCGCTGGGGCTGTCGATCGAACAGGGGACGATGAAGGGCAAGACGAAATTCGTGACGACGCGCTTCGGAAACGTGCTGGGTTCGAACGGCTCGGTGATCCCTCGTTTCCGGGAGCAGATCGCCAAAGGTGGCCCGGTGACGGTTACACATCCCGATATCACGCGCTTCTTCATGACGATTCCGGAGGCCTGCCGGTTGGTGATGGAGGCAGCTACGATGTCGACGGGCAACCAGATCTTCGTTTTCGACATGGGCGAATCGGTGAAGATTGCCCATCTGGCCCGTCGGATGATCGAGTTGGCGGGTTTCGAACCGGATAAGGACATCAAGATCGAATACACGGGTCTGCGGCCGGGTGAGAAACTCTACGAGGAAGTACTTTCGAATAAAGAGAATACAGAACCGACACTTCACGACCGTATCCGGATCGCAAAAGTTCGGGAGTATGATTACCGGGAGGCATGTGAGGTAGCCGAGGAACTGGAAAGCCTCTCCCGTTCGGTCTGTATCCCCGATATGATACGGCTCATGAAGAGGACTGTTCCAGAGTTTAAGTCGAAGAATTCCAAATATGAAATATACGACCGCGAAGAGGTGCGGATCGAAGCTCAATGA
- a CDS encoding transcriptional regulator: MRDIHVVRWYVMVLPSCHKGPAKGLQEELKRRRRNGEPLFEYFAPSYVEVKKQDGGFVETRRPLLYNYVFVHASEYEIYRMKQWLPQYNFLPRIKDGKHEYHPYLSEDAMRNLQWIADSYSNVVPVYTPKPERLIKGDRIRITEGQFKGAEASVIIQPGAGKRDIMVCVENYMWIPLLRVQPGQYEVIALNDDGKHVYTRLENDRLLLKLHEALGRFYHQEGGATEADRKLAAETVKQYGSLRMDSDIMRSKLYALLLPAHTILGNREETEKLIGTLQSMLPLIKAEQSRALLLTTLYGCTNSCLYHTQAHEIIDKWRQEENPKKSKAQLIQRLDDYDRWLGH; the protein is encoded by the coding sequence ATGAGGGATATTCATGTCGTCAGGTGGTATGTGATGGTGCTTCCCTCCTGCCACAAAGGTCCGGCAAAAGGGTTGCAAGAGGAACTCAAACGCCGCCGCAGAAACGGAGAGCCATTATTCGAGTATTTCGCACCTTCGTATGTGGAGGTGAAAAAGCAAGACGGCGGGTTTGTCGAAACCCGTCGCCCGTTGCTGTATAACTATGTATTCGTCCACGCCTCGGAATACGAGATTTACCGGATGAAACAATGGCTGCCCCAATACAATTTCCTGCCCCGCATTAAAGACGGAAAACACGAATATCATCCCTATCTCTCCGAGGACGCGATGAGGAACCTGCAATGGATAGCCGATTCATACTCCAATGTGGTCCCCGTCTATACGCCGAAACCGGAGCGACTTATCAAAGGTGACCGAATACGCATCACCGAAGGACAGTTCAAAGGAGCCGAAGCCAGCGTTATTATCCAACCCGGCGCCGGAAAGCGGGATATCATGGTCTGCGTGGAGAACTACATGTGGATTCCGTTACTGCGTGTACAACCCGGCCAATATGAGGTCATCGCCCTGAACGACGACGGCAAACACGTCTACACCCGGCTGGAAAACGATCGTCTGCTTTTAAAACTACACGAGGCATTAGGGCGTTTCTACCATCAGGAAGGCGGAGCAACCGAAGCCGACCGCAAACTGGCCGCCGAAACAGTGAAACAATACGGCAGTCTGCGCATGGATTCCGACATCATGCGCAGTAAACTCTACGCATTGCTGCTCCCGGCTCATACGATATTGGGCAATCGTGAGGAAACCGAAAAACTGATCGGGACCCTTCAGTCGATGCTCCCGCTCATCAAGGCGGAACAATCCCGCGCCTTGCTTCTCACCACGCTTTACGGATGCACGAACAGTTGCCTGTACCACACCCAAGCGCATGAGATCATCGACAAGTGGCGGCAGGAAGAAAATCCCAAAAAGAGCAAAGCCCAACTTATCCAGCGTTTGGACGACTATGACCGCTGGCTGGGGCACTGA